The genomic DNA TGGGtttgttaagttttttttttttttgttttcaactattttcttcattttgtcCTTGAAAGTAGACTTTTCAGGTACACAGGAGAGGATGGATTTGAGATTTCGGTTCCATCGGATAAAGCTATAGACCTTGCCAAAGGCATATAGAGAAATCTCAAGGGAAGGTCAGGTTGAGCGGTTTGGGTGCTAGAGACAGTCTCAAGCTCGAAGCTGGGCTATGCTTATATGGGAACGAAATGGAAACTACACCTGTAGAGGCAGGACTCACATGGGCAATAGGAAAGAGGAGAATGACAGAAGGAGGATTTCTTGGTGCTGATGTCATCCTCAAGCAAATCAAAGAGGGACCTATTATCAGGCGAGTGGGGTTTGTTTCCTCAGGCCCACCCTCGAGAAAGAATAGCCAGATCCAGAACATGAATGGTGAGAATATAGGTGAGGTCACGAGCGGAGGATTCAGCCCGTGGCTTAAGAAGAACATTGCCATTGGTTATGTGAAGTCTGGAAACCACATATATGGCACTGATGTGAAGATCTTGATCCGTGGGAAGTCTTACAATGGAACTGTCACGGAAATACCATTCGTGAACACCAAGTATTATACAAGTCATCTTAGTAGTTAATCATGTTGCCggtttaatcatattatttcaCTTAATAACCGAACCCAATATATCAGCTTATACAATAATGTATTTGGTAAACACACATTTTACAACATGATAAAGAATTCATTTAGGATGGTACAACCAGCTTTCTCTATTATGCTGCTTCAGCGAATCCAACTCTATGGTTGCCATAATCAAATACTGTGTGATAGCGACCCAAGAAAATATCACCAAGTATCCTGCACCACACAAAATTGGCGTCACCACTAAGCACTAGAATAAATAATAGTATACACACTAATAAAAGAACCAGATTCTAGCTCACCAGAGTGGTCCAGAAGGAGGAGGAATGTCCATAGCAGTAAAACCACTAATGCATTTAGCTGAAGCACCTTCTCCAATCTTCAATATGTACTGATCAAACccaaacagaaaaaaaaaatggtttcaGTTTATGTTCTTTCAGTTAATCATGTTCTCCAATGTATTATCAGATCTAGAGATGGAACAAGAACAGGGACAGCTTACATCCTTAGGTGAGAGGTCAAAAACTTTTCCGCCTATTTTAAGGGAAACTGTAGGCATAGATGAAAGACGCGAACAGTCCACAAATGATTCTTTATTTGAACTAGGGATGGAATTGCAAAGCTGTGTAACAAAATTAACTCCAAATGATCAATATGTGATCACATTAGCTATagcttaatatattatttattacctGATCAACGTAGCTGAATATATGATCATCTGTCTGATTTTGCATAACCTGAGTTTGCATCCACACAACCGCCATTTCACAAGCTTCGCACATGGCATTGGGGAGACCATCTGATCTTTCATCCACTACACTCTTGATACCAATACTGCGCAACAAAAATAGATGCACTACTCAAACAACAAACCATATCCAGGAGGAAAAATTGGCTCTAACAAAATACTATTGTTCCTGACCTTACTCCATTTGTTCCATCAGTGCATAGTCCAATTTGAGAGCAAACTTTATTCGGTGGCCtctgttaaaaattaaaatgaaagtttgatattagGAAATTGATGATTGGCCATTTCAAGAACCAACTTTGTTATGCTCAAATTCACCTGTCCGGATATTATGTTTAGAATTGTTTGGCCATATTGCTGAACTACAGCCTTGCATTCCTGGCTAACCACTCCAGCCGCTCCAATTTCACGGTTTATCATAGTAACTGCTTCCTGCATGTTAGAAATCATGAAGCATTCTCACCTACTGGTTATGACCACCATAATATCATGTTACTTAATAAGAATTAGAGAAATCATTCTCCCTATTGCATACCGTTGGACCAGTCAACAAAGAAGTTCCAGTATCCGCAATTGCAGAGCAACCGGACCTGCAATAACCTGGCAAATGAAATGAACTCCATTATGATAGCTCAATAAGATAGATAGAGGAAATGGAAGATCTCCGGTCTGAGTTGATGTCCTATACTTAACTAGAATTATAGGGAGAACATTCATATGTACCAGTTCATAAGGAAAGAAAACATACCGATTGATTTTCCTCTGATGAGAACATCTTCCATATGAAACTACAAACAAGACAAAATTTTAGGACATAAGAAAAATAACTAAAACAACATTAGTTGTATGaccattattttttcaaaagaagATTAATCTGAAATAGGCTAATCTGGATTTCCAACCTGCCAATAGCCCTTCCTTGTCACAGGAACATATATATGTTCACCCTTGTAGTGCTTTGGATCAACTCCTCCAAACACGAGTTCGCCTCCTTCCTCGTCAGCAGTGTTACGATTGAGCCAAAATGAAAACACAGGATCCTTAACAAGACCTTGGTTCATCATGTTATACCTGTATGCAACATTAAGCTTGATTACACTACATTATAGATAATTCAGAAGTTTAATATAAAGAGACCACATAAGAAATCTGAGCACTTACCAGACCGGAACAGATTTCCTAACAGAGATCTCCTGATATCCAAGTCCAAGTATGCCATCAAACTTTGCAAATACAAATGTGAGACCAGGCTCCGATGTTGCTTCGATGAAGTCCTGTAATTCAACAGTTGGCTATAAATAAACTGGTAATAGGGGGTATGATAAAATTATGAGCTGGAAAGTCTTTGGTAGCTACCTGATTGCTAATAGTTAGATCACCAACTTGAACATTGTCTCTACTAAAATGTCCAGATATTGAACCAGTACCATATCGTATCTCAGCTTGTGTCCCTGATACCATACAAGATTAACTTTGATTAACAATTTCAACTTTATACCTACGTTTTATATTGGCTTAACATTGAGTGTATAATGGTTTAGATTGTAAAATATCATATTGAATAAAGAAAGTATCAGATAATAAATATACAGGACattgataattataataaatgtaaatgAGACATACCATTCAATTTAAATGAGCTTGATCGGCCTGCGGTGTACCTGGAATGGAAATAACAGGCAACCTGCATAGATTTTTATGCATTGATTACACTCCATACATCCTTATACaggattggaaaaataaaatgcTCCCTAGTTTACtttaaatgaataagaaaaacaaCTTACAGATAGGTAACATTTTGAAGATGGCACCCACAAGTTAGAGCTTCCTGTATCAAATATTACAGTGAATTTCTGAGGTGGTGTACCAACAGAAATCTCTCCGTAGTACTGAGCATCCATATAATTCTTTAATGCTACAACATCAGCTGAAGGAGAATTTCCTATATAACTATGGAGATGGTTTCTTCCACCAGAAGCTCTGAGTGTGTTTATCTCCTCATTGATAAGCCTAGCAGCAAGCCGACTGTTTTCATCAAGTGTAATCTTTTTTAGTCCAATTCTCATAAGGCCATTGCTAGATATCGAAAGGACTATGGGAAGGAGGAGGGATGAAATGAGAAGGTAGATTATTCCTTCCAGTGACCTTGTTCCCATGTTTAACCTACAAAAGGCATTCATTACATTTAAGGTGAACAACAAAAAACATGAAGgtaatttgttcattttttttctgTAAATAGGTATATAGTATTATCAACAGAGACTTTGAAGATGCTTATATGAAATCAGATCAAAGATACATacagaaatataaaaaagtgaCTACAGAGGACCTCTCCAGACCGAAGTGAATAGGTAGGTATAAGACAATGACGGACGTGCATAAAGTCTATGATTTTGTATGATGATGTTACAGTAACTTGTAAATAAATCTAAATGCTGATTTTAGTAagatttaacataaaaaaatcaacatacTGATACAAAAATATAACCTAGCCGTGAAAATTGATCGATGCAGGTTGAAAACGTTCCTCATACTTATAAtctagaaaagaaaaacaaggaCCTGATTGTCTGGCGTAGGTCAAGAATCTTCCAGAAGAATTCCGTGAATCCTCGAGAAACTTATATAGAAACTCTCCACCAAAATCTGATaataaattcattcaaatgagcgTCGGTTAGAATGAAGACGTAATATCTAATTGATTGTGAATCGGAATTCACATTCCGATTGACGGAATGAATACATTTCATAATTGAACTCGTGCATGCGTTAAGAAAACGATAGATGGAGAAAATCAAACAGAGAGAGACATTACTCACCGGTTCAATATTCGAAGGAATCGCCGGCCGTTGTGCAGCTGAAGTGAtaatgaatgaatgaagaaGACGAGGACGCATACATACATGAATGAacgtgtgtatatatatatatatatatatatatatagattgataAGAAAAGAACCTTGGAAAGTAATAATGAAATGCAGGCGAAGCGACACTTGCTGCCACGCCAGTGAGTAACTGCTCTAAGAAAAGCCTTGCTTTCAAGGGATTTATTGTTATTAGCTGTAACAAActatttttctgtttttttgttAAGGCATgtcaaaaaaatacaaaaatacaaaatttacaCCTTTAAAActttatgtaataaattattttaaattaattaaaaattcaaataatctgtttttttattaaacaatattttttaataaaatccccaaaaaaatcataaaaaaaagatcaaacaaaatctacaagtactaaaagaaaaaagaaaattaaaaagacaaaaagaacttcaaaaataagaaaattggGGTAAGTCATTGCAActtcattaatgaaaatattaaaaagtatataagaaagaaaaaagagataATATAATGGTAAAGAAAAAAGAGCAAATATCTTGCTTCATGATTTtgacaaattctataaaatattaccctcaacttatttaaaatttctatacAAGTTAAACTTGTATAACTTCATTAAATAGGTAGAAAAAGGtttatttggtttaaaaaatatatatttattattaatatacattTCCATTCATcaaattactaaattaaaataaaataccttaatttattttgtataaaatttaaatttaaataataataatttaatctaaataattccaaaaaaactcaatctttttgtcaaataatattttaattttaattaatgatataaacggtattcatattaaattgcataatttatgaaaaaatgtatgagtttaatgatttataaaaactaGTTTAACTTTGGGTTATaatgcaaaattaaaaaaaaattattgggttattctcttaaatagttAATCTCGTTGTATTTTTTGTATTTGATGataaaatagatatttatatttttttaaaattattttcataactTTGTTACCTAAATGTTTTGTTTGGATAgaggttattttaataatttgaattatttaaaaaataataattagtagtACTTTTGACgaggtatttatttatttttaaaatatttatattaatacaataataaataataatttataatataatatattttaatattttaattaattaatagagtaatgtgataaaaataaaatgaataaaatgatattttttagatttagttattaaaataacttaaaccAACCAAGCTCAATTTTCATATTTACATACATCCTTTCATATTTACATACATCCCCTTACCGTAACTgtttattttgtgaaaaatGGGATAAGTGATgattatcattaattttgtgAGAAAAAGTGATATTGATAaactgatttaatttttttaagcacGCCACTCTCCATTCCTTTTAATTCATAATCTCTCTTTGCTTGCTTcacaagttatatatatatattattatatatgtggTATGAAATTAAAACTTAGAACTTTGATGTGGAAATgacttataatattaataaagtaataaatcGTAAGAAGAGGTATTTGAAGAACTCAGAGTCTAACTATATATTAGAAACAGAAGTGATTACAATCGATAAGAAATTGTCTTATAtacaaaataagatattttatataataatacatgattattttaataaattattttctttattttttttttgaaaaagttaaaacaatAGTTAATCTAGAATCCTTTTAATATTACTGAATTAGGTTGGGTTAAGGTTAACGGGCCAATGGTCTCTATAGCCCATTGTACTTTCAATCCATAtgattatattttctttaactaCTGAAAGAAAGAAAGTTGGGAAGAAGAATTAATCACATGGCAGGCACgtgaaagaagaagaagtggtTGTACGGTTGAAGAAGTACGGCAAGACCCCACAACGTTCCACGATCATCGATCTTTCTTATTTCAGtcaacaattatatttatattgtcaagattgaatataaaattaaaattatgtatctcaataaaataaaataaaaggattAGGTGTGATCGAGGGCGGTTACATCATCTTTGCACGGAAGTCAAAGAAAGTATCTCACTCCTCAAATTAAATACCATCACATGATTGCAACCACTTCTCGAACcctcttaattaaataaataaataaaatcccaTCCTCCATTATTTCCAATATAcggtttaaatttatttattttaaattatttagctagtttggtttggtttagtTTGAAAACTGCATCTTAtcaaatattaatcaaaaaaccattatttaatcattttttattttagaataaattcaTGAAGCAACACATTAATGTAGTATATTAgttttctatattaaaaataataatattagtgtTCAACCtgacttatataaatatatatgtatttaaatagatgaccattttaatttaatataatttatatatatatatatatgtgttaaTCAATGAGTGTCACTTGATAGCAACTCAAAAACCCTTATCTTTTTTCCCGTATTAATCACGACTGTAAgcgtattaattaattaatcggGAAGAAGTTGCTTGGAAACAACACCATAGCGTGTCAAACATTGATTGGCCGAATATGTTGACTTTCTTAGACTACGTGTTTGATTGTTTGTCCCTTTTTCTTCTAATTCACACAACAGAAGTTGTcatttttgaattttcttattGCCAGCCTAACTATCTAATTAATGACACCCCCCAAAACCAAACAAGGTCTAACATGTTAGGCTAATAATCATACTCTCAATTAAAGACTACATGtattataaatacaatatttactGAATGTTGTTACAAAAATACAGAAAACAAGTTAAATTATGATTAagagataaaaacaaaaaaaattaacgtACATTTTTGTGTTTGTATGTGTGAATTGTGTATTGTGAAATTGTGATATCCCCCGCCCACAATATATGGACATGATTTGATCCcggaaaatagaaaaaaaacaaatgaatcataaacaacaaatgaaaaaaaataaataaaactcattAATCAATCAATCGATCGATCAATTCTCCTTCGTTGATTTTGTTTCCATTGCTCGAATTGCGTTTTGATTTGCTCCGGCGCCGATAATAGAGCTGATGGCCGCCGCTAAAGCGGCGGTGAAGTTCGGATCAGATGTTATGGCGGCAGTGGCAGCGCTGAGTGTACTGTTACCGATCATCAACGTGTTGTTAGacggttgttgttgttgttgaaacTGTTGAACTAACGCTTGATTCAAATCTTGAGAGCTATACAAGCCGGAGAATTTTGATTGATTATAAGCCTGTTGGACCGTACCACCACCGGCCATGACCGGGAAGCTCGGGGCATGACCGGCAAATTGTGACTGATGAGTAGTCGACGGCCTCTGGAAAGGTGCGGGATTTGGAGAGTGTGTGAGGTCTAACGTGACGGTTGGAAATGGGGCCGATGCAGAAATAGTGGCCATGCTTGTTGAACAAGGAAGATTAATCGCTCGGGCTAGAAAATTCTGGTTCATTAGCCCGTCTGCACTAGCCATTGATCCGGAAAGTAACATACTGGCTGCAGCCGAGGTTGTGGATGCCATAGCCATTGCGGCCGGTGGAAGTGGGTGGTTATGAGTTCCCTCGTATGTTGTTATCAGGATTGACTTGTCTTCTGCACATCTTTGTACCTGTTTACGAACCGGGCAACCAACTGCCATAGTGCAACGATAATAAGCCCGTGGACACGGGTTTCCTTTTGCCATCTTTTGCCCATATTTTCTCCATTGACATCCATCGCTGATCTGCAAATTCATGAAatgaaatgttatattttatttgaagtcAATATAAAGAATTAAAGCTAGATTTGGCAATATGTACATACCATGGTTGCTTCTGATCGGGCGCGGACAGACACTCGAGCTTTTCTCATGGTGGCTTCGGTAGCTTGATCAATAGCTTTAATTCCGGATGAGTTGAGTTTAGGAAGCTTGTTAGGACCACTCCAACCTTCCGATTCAGGACTTTCATCTCTAATTCCATTTCTCTTCGTCATTACTAattgatctgccctgtttggaGGGGTTGACCCAGATAACGTTCTCTCTTCCGACGAAGAAATATTAGTGGACGGTTCATGATGATGATCCTGATCTTGACCAGTTATGCTACTAGGACCCATATCCATGAATTGTCTTGGCACCATTGACGactgtttcttcttctcttctaattctttttcttcttgtgatTTATCTTCATCAACTTTAATCTCGGTCTGCTTTTGCATAACTGAGAGATGCATATGTAGAGCGTTGTAATTGTAATTGACTTGGGCTAACATCTCTTTCAGCTTCTGATTCTCAATATTCACACTGTCTAGCTCGTTTTGTAATATCTCTATCtgaaaatacattaattaaatattattatatatgataaagAAAATCTGGGTAATTAAGAACTGGGTTGTGGGGGAATTAATTTAAGTAAAGTACCTCGCGTTTTGTTTGTTTATCTTCGTTATTATGAGATGAAATCCCCTCGTCCACCACCGTAGATTGATCACTTCGTGCATGAGATGTAAGGAGACGCAAACCAGTcttcatttgaaaaataaattaaagaacgtcaataaattaattatatgaaagaaaagaaaaagatgtATGAAGTTATTACATTGACTTggtttgataaattgttttcCTTCTTGACATGGTGACGAAGGAGATCTGATTTGGATTGATGTGAGAAGAAGTCGACCTCCAAAGATCTTTTCCGATCAGATGTGGAGGAGGGTACTACAGCAGTACTATCTTGTTCTCCGGCGCCGGTGACCGGAAACTGGTGAGATTGAAACATGGTAGTAGGTCCTCCTAGTCTAGGAGTCAAAGAAACCAAGTTTGAAGAAGATTGGATTAAGCTTGTATTGTGTTGTTCTAAATCAAGGGTTAGTCCCCATTCTTTTCCCATATATGTTGATTTGTTTGTGATAGAGTTTAGAAATGAAAGTAGGGAACAGAGTCTTCTTAAAATGCAGAGAGggagactatatatataaaaaacagaGTTGAGGATTTATAAAAGTTAGCGTAAGCAGGTGCGTCAGCTTGATGGACGGACAGCTGGGATGGTGGGGCACCCTAGCCAGTCA from Impatiens glandulifera chromosome 9, dImpGla2.1, whole genome shotgun sequence includes the following:
- the LOC124914317 gene encoding aspartic proteinase A1-like — its product is MGTRSLEGIIYLLISSLLLPIVLSISSNGLMRIGLKKITLDENSRLAARLINEEINTLRASGGRNHLHSYIGNSPSADVVALKNYMDAQYYGEISVGTPPQKFTVIFDTGSSNLWVPSSKCYLSVACYFHSRYTAGRSSSFKLNGTQAEIRYGTGSISGHFSRDNVQVGDLTISNQDFIEATSEPGLTFVFAKFDGILGLGYQEISVRKSVPVWYNMMNQGLVKDPVFSFWLNRNTADEEGGELVFGGVDPKHYKGEHIYVPVTRKGYWQFHMEDVLIRGKSIGYCRSGCSAIADTGTSLLTGPTEAVTMINREIGAAGVVSQECKAVVQQYGQTILNIISGQRPPNKVCSQIGLCTDGTNGVSIGIKSVVDERSDGLPNAMCEACEMAVVWMQTQVMQNQTDDHIFSYVDQLCNSIPSSNKESFVDCSRLSSMPTVSLKIGGKVFDLSPKDYILKIGEGASAKCISGFTAMDIPPPSGPLWILGDIFLGRYHTVFDYGNHRVGFAEAA
- the LOC124916611 gene encoding probable WRKY transcription factor 31 → MGKEWGLTLDLEQHNTSLIQSSSNLVSLTPRLGGPTTMFQSHQFPVTGAGEQDSTAVVPSSTSDRKRSLEVDFFSHQSKSDLLRHHVKKENNLSNQVNTGLRLLTSHARSDQSTVVDEGISSHNNEDKQTKREIEILQNELDSVNIENQKLKEMLAQVNYNYNALHMHLSVMQKQTEIKVDEDKSQEEKELEEKKKQSSMVPRQFMDMGPSSITGQDQDHHHEPSTNISSSEERTLSGSTPPNRADQLVMTKRNGIRDESPESEGWSGPNKLPKLNSSGIKAIDQATEATMRKARVSVRARSEATMISDGCQWRKYGQKMAKGNPCPRAYYRCTMAVGCPVRKQVQRCAEDKSILITTYEGTHNHPLPPAAMAMASTTSAAASMLLSGSMASADGLMNQNFLARAINLPCSTSMATISASAPFPTVTLDLTHSPNPAPFQRPSTTHQSQFAGHAPSFPVMAGGGTVQQAYNQSKFSGLYSSQDLNQALVQQFQQQQQPSNNTLMIGNSTLSAATAAITSDPNFTAALAAAISSIIGAGANQNAIRAMETKSTKEN